A stretch of the Xiphias gladius isolate SHS-SW01 ecotype Sanya breed wild chromosome 19, ASM1685928v1, whole genome shotgun sequence genome encodes the following:
- the acacb gene encoding acetyl-CoA carboxylase 2 isoform X3, producing MNNKVGIMEGNGCQSLNLFQYIRGPSMSGPHLVKKGREHRKMDLHRDFTVASPAEFVTRFGGNRVIEKVLIANNGIAAVKCMRSIRRWSYEMFRNERTIRFVVMVTPEDLKANAEYIKMADHYVPVPGGPNNNNYANVELIVDIAKRIPVQAVWAGWGHASENPKLPELLNKAGISFLGPSSKAMWALGDKVASSIVAQSADIPTLPWSGSGLRVDWAEEDQGLGNVISVPPEVYTKGCVHDVDDGLAGAERIGYPVVIKASEGGGGKGIRKVESSEDFPSFFRQVQTEVPGSPIFIMQLAQHARHLEVQILADEYGNAISLFGRDCSIQRRHQKIIEEAPATIAAPSTFEQMERYAVRLAKMVGYVSAGTVEYLFSEDGRFHFLELNPRLQVEHPCTEMIGDVNLPAAQLQIAMGVPLHRIKDIRLLYGETPWGDTIINFETPDCIPSPRGHVIAVRITSENPDEGFKPSSGTVQELNFRSSKNVWGYFSVGATGGLHEFADSQFGHCFSWGENREEAISNMVVAMKELSIRGDFRTTVEYLIKLLETESFRNNDIDTGWLDHLIAEKVQAERPDTMLGIVCGALHVADASFRKSMSDYLHSLERGQVLPAASLLNSVNVDLIYEGVKFCLKVARQSPTTYVIMMNGSNIEIDVHRLSDGGLLLSYDGNSHITYMKEEVDSYRITVGNKTCVFEKEKDPTVLRSPSAGKLLQYVVEDGGHIFAGDTYAEIEVMKMVMTLTVQQSGCIHFVKRPGAVLEPGCVVAHMDLDNPSSVHRVELNTATLPPQQPLPMVGEKLHQVFHSVLENLVKVMDGYCLEEPYFSSKLKQWVATLMKTLRDPSLPLLELQEIMTSVAGRIPPGVEKDIRKVMAQYASNITSVLCQFPSQRIANILDSHAATLQRKADREVFFMNTQSIVQLVQRYRSGIRGYMKSVVLDLLKHYLQVEMQFQQAHYDKCVINLREQHKPDMSSVLEYIFSHAQVSKKNILVTMLIDHLCGRDSTLADELMAILNELTQLSKMENSKVALRARQVLIASHLPSYELRHNQVESIFQSAIDMYGHQFCPENLKKLILSETSIFDVLPNFFYHSNQVVCMAALEVYVRRAYIAYELNSIQHHQLQDGTCAVDFQFMLPSSHPNRGSSPTLNRVPVPMNGSGQFKMRRQGSELFLEGALSPPCQRMGAMVAFHCFDDFRRNFDEVLSSFAEPLLESAPFSESCSSLYEEENFKNTKENPIHIINVSIKIADTEDDDALVTAFTAFAQSKKAILFECGIRRITFLIAQKREFPKFFTFRARDGFQEDRIYRNLEPALAFQLELNRMRNFDLTAVPCANHKMHLYLGAARVQEGAEVTDYRFFIRAIIRHSDLITKEASFEYLQNEGERLLLEAMDELEVAFSNTSVRTDCNHIFLNFVPTVIMDPSKIEESVRSMVMRYGSRLWKLRVLQAELKINIRLTPTGNAVPIRLFLTNESGYYLDISLYKEVNEPSSGQIMFQSYGEKQGPLHDMLINTPYVTKDLLQAKRFQAQTLGTTYVYDFPEMFRQALFKLWGPGDKCPKDVLMCTELVLDPQCRLVQMNRLPGDNDVGMVAFRMKMKTPEYPEGRDIIVICNDITHMIGSFGPQEDELFLRASELARAEGIPRIYIAANSGARIGLAEEIKHMFQVAWIDPNDPYKGFKYLYLTPQDYTRISSTNAVHCHHVEEGGESRYIITDIIGKDEGLGVENLRGSGTIAGESSQAYEEIITISMVTCRAIGIGAYLVRLGQRVIQVENSHIILTGAGALNKVLGREVYTSNNQLGGVQIMHNNGVTHTTVPDDFEGVFTILQWLSYMPKNTHSPVPVIATTDPIDREIEFTPTKTPYDPRWMLAGRPHLTVRGAWQSGFFDYGSFMELMGSWAQTVVVGRARLGGIPLGVIAVETRTVELTVPADPANLDSESKVLQQAGQVWFPDSAFKTAQAICDFNRERLPLMVFANWRGFSGGMKDMYDQILKFGAYIVDALHGFRQPVLVYIPPHAELRGGSWVVIDPTINPLCMELYADRESRGGVLEAEGTVEIKFRRKDLLKTMRRLDLVCSTLVEQLASPELSDKQCRELESKLKAREEFLLPIYHQVAVQFVDLHDTPGRMQEKGVITDILDWKNVRTFFYWRLRRLLLEQVVKCEILEANKDLSDGHMQSMLRRWFVETEGTVKAYLWDNNQAVVEWLEKHLSKEDSTRSAIQQNVKYLKRENTLKHIRSLVQANPDVAMDCIIHMSQKITPSQRAELLHLLATMDSTSAS from the exons ATGAACAATAAGGTAGGCATCATGGAGGGAAACGGTTGTCAAAGTCTCAACTTGTTCCAATACATCCGAGG GCCTAGCATGTCTGGTCCTCACTTGGTGAAAAAAGGACGTGAACACAGAAAGATGGATCTCCACAGGGACTTCACTGTGGCCTCTCCTGCTGAGTTTGTCACCCGATTTGGTGGCAACCGTGTCATCGAAAAA GTGCTGATAGCTAACAATGGCATCGCTGCAGTCAAATGTATGCGTTCTATCCGTCGCTGGTCCTATGAAATGTTTCGCAATGAGAGAACCATCCGCTTTGTGGTCATGGTAACCCCTGAGGACTTGAAAGCTAATGCAG AATACATAAAAATGGCAGACCATTATGTGCCTGTACCTGGTGGGCCCAACAATAACAACTATGCCAATGTCGAGCTGATAGTGGACATTGCAAAAAGAATCCCAGTGCAG GCTGTGTGGGCCGGTTGGGGCCATGCTTCAGAAAATCCCAAACTGCCTGAGCTCCTGAACAAAGCAGGGATATCATTCTTAG GGCCGTCCAGTAAGGCCATGTGGGCTCTAGGGGATAAGGTGGCTTCATCCATTGTGGCACAGAGTGCTGACATTCCCACGCTACCATGGAGCGGATCAG GCCTGAGAGTGGACTGGGCAGAGGAGGACCAAGGTCTGGGCAATGTCATCAGCGTTCCTCCGGAGGTCTACACAAAGGGCTGTGTTCATGATGTAGATGATGGCCTGGCA GGAGCTGAGAGAATTGGTTATCCAGTTGTTATCAAGGCATCCGAGGGTGGCGGTGGAAAGGGTATCCGGAAAGTAGAAAGTTCTGAGGATTTTCCGAGTTTCTTTAGACAG GTACAGACAGAGGTACCTGGCTCACCCATCTTCATCATGCAGTTGGCTCAGCATGCGAGACACCTCGAGGTTCAGATATTGGCTGATGAGTATGGAAATGCCATCTCTCTGTTTGGAAGAGACTGCTCCATCCAGAGGAGGCACCAGAAGATCATAGAGGAGGCTCCCGCCACCATAGCTGCTCCCTCAACATTCGAGCAAATGGAACGG TATGCTGTGCGACTGGCCAAGATGGTGGGCTATGTGAGTGCAGGTACCGTGGAGTATCTCTTCTCTGAAGACGGACGTTTCCATTTCCTCGAGCTGAATCCTCGCCTGCAAGTTGAACATCCCTGTACAGAGATGATTGGAGATGTAAACCTGCCTGCTGCCCAGCTTCAG ATTGCGATGGGAGTCCCCCTTCATAGAATTAAAGACATCCGCTTGCTTTATGGAGAAACTCCATGGGGCGACACCATCATTAACTTTGAGACTCCAGACTGCATCCCAAGTCCAAGAGGGCACGTCATAGCTGTTCGCATCACCAGTGAGAACCCTGATGAG GGGTTCAAGCCCAGCTCTGGCACCGTGCAGGAGCTGAATTTCCGCAGCAGTAAAAACGTGTGGGGTTATTTCAGTGTGGGCGCGACTGGTGGCCTGCATGAATTTGCAGACTCACAGTTTGGACACTGTTTCTCCTGGGGCGAGAACCGTGAAGAAGCCATTTC GAATATGGTGGTGGCAATGAAGGAGCTGTCCATCAGAGGTGACTTCAGGACAACAGTTGAATACCTCATTAAGTTACTAGAAACAGAAAGCTTCAGAAACAATGACATTGACACCGGCTGGCTGGATCACCTCATTGCCGAGAAAGTGCAG GCAGAGAGACCAGATACCATGCTGGGTATTGTCTGTGGGGCTTTGCATGTTGCTGATGCGAGCTTCAGAAAGAGCATGTCAGACTACCTACATTCCCTGGAAAG AGGCCAGGTACTGCCTGCAGCCAGTCTCCTCAACTCTGTCAACGTGGACTTAATATATGAAGGAGTCAAGTTCTGCCTCAAG GTGGCTCGCCAGTCCCCAACAACTTATGTGATCATGATGAATGGCTCCAACATTGAAATAGATGTCCACAGACTGAGTGATGGAGGCCTCCTGCTTTCCTACGATGGCAACAGCCACATCACCTACATGAAAGAGGAAGTAGACAG CTACCGCATCACTGTTGGCAACAAGACCTGTGTATTTGAGAAGGAGAAGGATCCCACAGTGCTAAGGTCGCCCTCTGCTGGCAAGCTGCTGCAGTACGTGGTTGAGGATGGAGGTCATATTTTTGCAGGAGACACTTATGCTGAGATTGAG GTGATGAAGATGGTGATGACTCTGACTGTGCAGCAATCTGGTTGTATCCACTTTGTCAAGAGACCTGGAGCAGTACTTGAGCCTGGCTGTGTGGTGGCGCATATGGACCTGGACAACCCCAGCAGTGTACATCGG GTGGAGCTCAACACGGCCACACTTCCACCCCAACAACCGCTGCCCATGGTTGGGGAAAAGCTTCACCAGGTGTTCCACAGTGTGCTCGAAAACCTGGTTAAAGTCATGGATGGGTACTGCCTTGAAGAACCCTACTTCAGCAGCAAG CTGAAACAGTGGGTGGCTACCCTGATGAAGACTCTAAGGGACCCCTCCCTGCCACTGTTGGAACTCCAAGAGATCATGACCAGCGTGGCAGGTCGTATTCCACCTGGCGTCGAGAAAGATATCCGTAAAGTCATGGCTCAGTATGCGAGCAACATCACTTCTGTCCTCTGCCAGTTCCCCAGTCAAAGG ATTGCAAATATTCTAGACAGCCATGCAGCGACCCTACAGAGGAAGGCTGACCGAGAGGTTTTCTTCATGAACACTCAAAGTATTGTACAGCTAGTacagag GTACCGCAGTGGAATCCGTGGTTATATGAAGTCTGTGGTTCTCGATCTGCTGAAGCACTACCTGCAAGTAGAGATGCAGTTTCAGCAAG cTCACTATGACAAGTGTGTTATCAACCTGAGAGAGCAGCACAAACCTGACATGAGTTCTGTGCTGGAGTACATCTTCTCTCATGCCCAGGTCTCCAAGAAGAACATCCTGGTCACAATGCTCATA GACCACCTGTGCGGAAGGGATTCCACCCTGGCAGATGAGCTGATGGCTATTCTGAATGAACTCACACAGCTCAGCAAGATGGAGAACTCCAAGGTGGCTTTGAGAGCCAGACAG GTCTTGATTGCTTCCCATTTACCATCCTACGAACTGAGACACAACCAGGTGGAGTCCATCTTTCAGTCAGCCATTGACATGTATGGCCACCAGTTTTGCCCAGAAAACTTGAAG AAACTCATTCTCTCTGAAACCTCCATTTTCGATGTTTTGCCCAATTTCTTTTATCACTCCAATCAAGTTGTATGCATGGCTGCCTTGGAG GTTTATGTGCGCAGAGCTTACATCGCCTATGAGCTAAATAGCATCCAGCATCACCAACTGCAGGATGGAACGTGCGctgtagactttcagtttaTGTTGCCATCATCACATCCGAACAG AGGGAGCAGCCCTACTCTGAACAG GGTTCCTGTGCCAATGAATGGATCAGGCCAGTTTAAAATGAGGCGGCAGGGCAGTGAGCTCTTCCTGGAGGGAGCCTTATCTCCACCCTGCCAGCGCATGGGCGCCATGGTGGCTTTCCACTGTTTTGACGACTTCAGAAG gaaTTTCGATGAAGTTCTCTCCAGCTTTGCAGAACCACTCTTGGAGAGTGCTCCGTTCTCAGAGTCCTGCTCCAGTCTCTATGAGGAGGAGAACTTCAAG AATACGAAGGAGAACCCAATCCACATCATTAATGTGTCCATAAAAATAGCAGACACAGAGGATGATGATGCCTTGGTCACAGCCTTCACTGCCTTTGCCCAGTCAAAG aaagcAATCCTCTTTGAGTGTGGAATCAGGAGAATCACATTTTTGATTGCACAGAAG agagAATTTCCTAAGTTCTTCACTTTCAGAGCTAGAGACGGG TTCCAGGAGGATCGTATTTACCGGAATCTTGAGCCGGCTTTAGCGTTTCAGCTGGAGCTCAACCGCATGAGGAACTTTGACCTGACAGCTGTTCCCTGTGCCAACCACAAGATGCACCTCTACCTAGGTGCTGCTCGTGTTCAGGAGGGTGCTGAAGTCACGGACTACCGCTTCTTCATCCGAGCTATCATCCGCCACTCAGATCTCATTACAAAG GAAGCCTCCTTTGAATACCTACAAAATGAGGGAGAACGTCTTCTACTGGAGGCCATGGATGAGTTGGAGGTTGCCTTCAGTAACACCAGTGTCCGGACAGACTGCAACCACATCTTCCTCAACTTTGTCCCAACTGTCATCATGGACCCCTCTAAA ATTGAGGAGTCTGTCCGATCCATGGTGATGCGCTATGGCAGCCGTCTCTGGAAGCTGCGGGTCCTGCAGGCGGAGCTGAAGATCAATATCCGCCTGACGCCAACGGGGAATGCTGTTCCTATCCGTCTGTTTCTCACTAATGAATCTGGCTATTATTTGGACATCAGCCTGTACAAGGAGGTCAACGAACCAAGTTCTGGACAG ATAATGTTCCAGTCATATGGAGAAAAGCAAGGTCCTCTGCATGACATGCTGATCAACACTCCCTATGTGACCAAAGACCTGCTGCAGGCCAAACGCTTCCAGGCTCAAACTCTGGGCACTACGTATGTCTATGACTTCCCCGAGATGTTCAGACAG GCACTGTTCAAGCTGTGGGGTCCAGGGGACAAATGCCCTAAAGACGTGCTGATGTGCACCGAGCTGGTTCTGGACCCACAATGTCGACTGGTGCAGATGAACCGTCTGCCTGGAGACAATGAC GTGGGAATGGTCGCCTTcaggatgaagatgaagactCCAGAGTACCCGGAGGGCAGAGACATCATTGTCATCTGTAATGACATCACTCACATGATCGGCTCCTTTGGTCCTCAGGAGGATGAGCTGTTCCTCAGGGCGTCTGAGCTGGCTCGCGCCGAGGGCATCCCCCGCATTTACATTGCAGCCAACAGTGGAGCACGCATCGGCCTCGCTGAAGAAATCAAACACATGTTCCAGGTGGCATGGATTGACCCCAATGACCCCTACAAG GGTTTCAAGTACCTTTACCTGACACCTCAGGACTACACACGTATCAGCTCCACCAATGCTGTTCACTGTCACCATGTAGAGGAAGGTGGAGAGTCCAG GTACATCATCACTGACATCATCGGGAAGGATGAGGGCCTTGGTGTTGAGAACCTGCGAGGTTCTGGCACCATCGCTGGAGAATCTTCTCAGGCCTATGAGGAGATTATTACAATCAGTATG GTGACGTGTCGCGCTATTGGAATTGGAGCTTATCTGGTCCGTTTGGGACAGCGAGTGATCCAGGTGGAGAACTCACACATTATCTTGACTGGAGCAGGTGCTCTGAACAAG GTTTTGGGCAGAGAGGTCTACACTTCCAACAACCAGCTGGGAGGAGTCCAGATCATGCACAATAATGGAGTCACTCACACCACTGTGCCAGATGACTTTGAGGGCGTCTTCACCATCCTCCAGTGGCTCTCCTACATGCCAAAG AACACACACTCCCCTGTGCCTGTTATTGCAACTACAGATCCaatagacagagagatagaatTCACTCCTACAAAAACGCCGTATGACCCTCGGTGGATGCTGGCTGGGAGACCTCACCTCA CGGTGAGAGGCGCCTGGCAGAGTGGATTCTTCGACTACGGCTCTTTCATGGAACTCATGGGGTCGTGGGCTCAGACGGTAGTAGTGGGAAGAGCACg GTTAGGAGGAATCCCCCTCGGTGTTATAGCTGTTGAAACACGCACAGTTGAGTTGACTGTCCCGGCGGATCCAGCCAACCTGGACTCAGAATCTAAA GTTCTGCAGCAGGCTGGCCAGGTGTGGTTTCCAGATTCAGCCTTTAAAACAGCGCAGGCCATTTGTGACTTCAACCGTGAACGTCTGCCTCTCATGGTGTTCGCCAACTGGAGGGGCTTCTCTGGGGGAATGAAGG ATATGTATGATCAGATATTAAAGTTTGGGGCCTATATTGTGGATGCCCTTCATGGTTTCCGCCAGCCGGTGCTGGTGTACATCCCACCGCATGCTGAGCTGAGAGGAGGTTCCTGGGTGGTGATTGACCCCACCATCAACCCACTGTGTATGGAGCTCTATGCTGACAGGGAGAGCAG AGGTGGTGTGCTGGAAGCTGAGGGTACAGTGGAGATCAAATTCAGGAGGAAGGACCTGCTGAAAACCATGAGAAGGCTAGACTTAGTCTGTTCTACTCTGGTTGAGCAACTTG CTTCCCCAGAGCTGTCTGACAAACAGTGCAGAGAGCTGGAGTCGAAGCTCAAGGCAAGGGAGGAATTCCTGCTGCCCATCTACCACCAGGTGGCAGTGCAGTTTGTAGACCTCCACGACACCCCAGGGAGGATGCAGGAGAAGGGTGTCATCACT GATATTTTGGATTGGAAGAATGTGCGTACCTTTTTCTACTGGCGTCTGCGTCGCCTCCTGCTGGAGCAGGTGGTGAAATGTGAGATTCTGGAGGCCAACAAGGACCTCAGTGACGGTCACATGCAGTCCATGCTACGACGCTGGTTCGTTGAGACAGAGGGAACAGTCAAG GCTTACCTTTGGGATAATAACCAAGCAGTAGTTGAGTGGCTTGAGAAGCATTTGTCCAAGGAGGACAGCACTCGATCAGCTATCCAACAGAATGTCAAGTACTTGAAACGAGAAAACACCTTGAAACACATCCGCAG CCTGGTGCAGGCCAACCCTGACGTAGCCATGGACTGCATCATCCACATGAGCCAGAAAATCACTCCGTCCCAGAGGGCTGAGCTCTTGCATCTGCTCGCAACTATGGACAGCACCAGTGCCAGTTAA